The genomic stretch CAGTACCTAATAGAAAAAAGTAAATGACACACACTGAAGTCCATTAAAAGAACTGTTTAATAACTTGAATTGGTAATCTCTGCAATGAAGAAAAtcaatttgttttaaaactttgggtttttttctgttactgtAACAATTTCATCTGTTCTTTCTCTCTAAGAAACTTActttttgttacattttatGTTTCCTAAGCACACAAAATAAAGGAGTGTCacactgtggggtttttggtcTTTTTAGGTGCTCCGAGAAGTCAAAgtgctggctgggctgcagcatcccAATATTGTAGGCTATCACACTGCTTGGATGGAACAAGTTCAAACAGTACATCCAAAAGGAAAGTACAGCTCATTGTGTAATTCTTGCTTGCATCTTACAACCTCTGTACTGCTATTTTCAGGAGAGTATTACTTCTCTGATAAAatgactatttttttcctcttgttaaAAGAACTAAAAGAAAGGGTAATTACAGGTGATCACCAGGTCCTTCTGTGCATTCAATCCCTCCTTAGCAAATAATTTATCTGTTACTTAGTGATTAATTTGGAACTGTGGAAATATCAGCTTTACTTGTGGTAATATATGAGGACGAATTTAAAGTTGTGTGAAGGTCAGTGAAATGCAGTGAAAACCTTTTAATGCAGAAGTGGTGAGTTGATGAGGAGAAGAATGAGTGCTGAGGAATGAGCTGCCTCAGATATTGGGGGGAAAGTGATGTATAggacaaaaaacccacagatttCCAGCTATGTTTTGAAGTCTTAGAGATGTAGCAACACTAGAATAATCTTCCAGTATGCTTCTCTTCGGATCTGGAAAAGAATCtaagaaaaactgaaagaacCTGGAAATACATACTTTTAATGATactctccccccccccccaaaaactctttattttgctttccaagTTAGACTTTTTAAATTTGATGAATTGTGTTTCATAGTCCTGTACTGACAAAGCAATTGGATTTTTTGTGTATCAGCTGCTGTCTGTAACTGTTGAGAATTTATCTACTTTTGTGTAATTTTATACCTTCTTCTTGGTTTTTCTCTTCAGGTTCTTTGTTCTCAGCTCTTTGCACACTCTGTCCTTTGGTCCCTTTGTAACCCTAATCCGTTGGTCCCTTTCTAGTCCTTTCCTGGAATGCCTTTAGCAATTAAATCTTTTGATCCTCTCTTAGTGGGAGGTTTGGTTATGCTCTGTATAACTTTATTGCTTTCCAAGTCACTGACTTGTTGCCCAGCCAGCCATAAGcacaaaagaaaatgcagaagtgCATAGGAAGTTGACAGTAGAGTAAAACAGGCAAAGCTTTTTAACCAATGATCCAGAGAATCGAGGGAAGCAATTGTTTAGTGCTGGGGGTCCTTCATAAGTATTTAATGGTGGTAATGGAAGTGCATAATGAAATCTATAGGTAGCTTCTGTGGTACTTAATGGTTTCCCTTTTCTTACAAGATTGATGTTTTATATTTGCTTCTGTGTGCTGAGACAGCTTTTTCATATAAAAAAGCAATTATAATGACAATTATTTCCAAGATATCAAGTGTCTTCtaaacagcagcagtgtgatGTGAAGGGTGATGCCTTGTGGAGCTGCTTCTTTAACTGTGTGTTATTCTATACATTGGAGCAGGCTGACTTCTGAAAGTTGAAGTCTAAGTTGGTATCTATGAAAGCCCAGTACAGCCCTTTTATTGACTCTGTACAgtgtatattttcttttaatttaaagataaattaaatacatattAGGGTAACTTCTTAGTAGACTTAACAAGCCCCttttacagcagcagaaatagAGGTAATCTAGAGCTATCCACAGGTAACAAAGTTAAATTAAGTGAGGTGCTCTAGGTTAAATGGTAATTTTTAGTAAATATGTGGATACATTCTTTGTTTTATGAAATACCATATTTATCTTTGCATCTAACAGGGAAAACAATAATGGAGTTGCAGCCACTAGTTCTGGAGCAAAAGAATAGCAAGTGAGTATTACTAATCTCAGTGCTAACATATTCAACTTTACCTTCAGCTGTGTATCTGAGACATTGCTGTCTGGGACAGCTGTCCAAACACCTGATGGTAGAAAGTATTAAATCAGCTGGAGCCTGCACTGACAGTTATGTAATCCTGGAGTTTTGTGTGAGGAAGCAGCTGAACTCTTACTTGGGAATGCTGTTTgcaattgaggaaaaaaatttagtATGGTTTATCACAAATAGATGGTATGAAACTGTGTACTTAATTGGATTTCTCTGCCTTTGTTATTTTCAGTGATCAGTGTCACATCCAGAGTGTGGAAAGTGGTAGTTCAATTATCTTTGCTGACCTTACCTCACAAGAAAAGAAGTCCTGTGACAGTACCAGTCTTAAAAATGTGCATAGAGAATCAGTGCAGAATATGGATGTAAGGAATGATTTTACAAACAGCAATAGCAAAGATCGTGTGAAACCAAATAAAGGTGAATTATCCATAGAACTACAAGGAGGCTTTGTAAATAATGATAACAGTTTATCAACTGATGTGGACAATCATTCAACACGGGGACCTCATTCCAGTCTGGATCAAGGTGCTAGCACTGACAGCGAGTCCTGCTCTGACAGCAAGTCCTGCTCTGACAGCAAGTCCTGCTTTGAAGGATGCTCCAAAAATGAGGTGGCACTCTGTGGGGAGTTTGAGGTAAATACAGTTCTCTTTAAGTATCCTTATCTGCCATCTGATTTTGTGATGTTTTTAAAGTAGTTCAGTAGACAGTGAAAATGAATGATTTATAACAATAAATTTAGAAGAATGGAATGACTAAGTAGAACCAAGAGTTCACACAAATTTTCTTCTGTGGGTAACATCATCACAAGGAAGCTGACCAGAGGAGCTGGCAAAGCTCAGCAATTGTGAGGAACTTCCCATGTGTTAGGCCTCTTGAGTCCTTTCAAAGTACCTGCATGAATAAAAAGTGCTACTGCTGCATTAAACAGCctcatcaaaattaaaaatctttagCTTTCACTAATGAAAGGTAAAGCAGCTATAAATGATGAAAGTGTTTTGGTATGTCATGTGGTGCCCCTGCAGTGTAGGAGTGCatgggaaagagataaaagcagATTTGAGCAGGGAATCACTTGTTTTTCTAAAACTTTGCTGCCATTTACACCATACCACTGATATGTTTTGTATaacacagccagctctggaaTGCTTCAGGCTTTTGCTATCATTTGGAGTTCCCTCTTGAAAGAAACCCAGTTTTAAAGGTGTCTGCTTGAGTTGTCCGGGTTGTCAGATGAACTGGTTCATTACCAGAAACTGAGCTCCATATTTATGGTAATAAATCAAACAGTTGGACTCAAAgaccttttccaacctaaaaaGTTCTGTATGAAGAAGTTGatattttttctgctattttatATTGATTAAGCTGGAATAAACCTCTGTTTAGTATTTCTAGAAGGTTTCAAACTCTAATTTGAATATCAAAGATATATCTGGCAGTTTTGTTAGCATTTATcatataaaaattgttaaaatttgAGAAGCAAGCAAAAAACTCTCCAGAACTAGATAGCATTGTTGCATCTGCTTCTTGAGTGCAGTAGATTACTAATACTGTACTTGATGTCCTTTTAGTGCATGTTTTTGTTTAATAAATTTTGGGTTTattgctttaaagaaaataccTGAGGAAATACTGTTCATGTTACAATGGCAAAATTATGtacaattattttcctgttagATGGAATATCACTTGATGCTTCATATACAAATGCAGTTGTGTGAAATATCCTTGTGGGACTGGATTGCTGACCGTAATAAAAGATGTCACAGGAGATCAGAGGACGCTTCTAGTAAGATTCATCACTGTCTTATTCATtgtaaaggaaattttttttttttgtaatttgaaGTGCAGTTATCtaatttcattttgcttcaGCAGCTTATAATACAGATCTTTATTAAATTCTTTATTCACTTAATCAAATAGCAGCTTTTATTGAATTTATGCATGATAGATGTTGGTAAAAGAATTGAAACGCCTGAGTTTTAGACAGCTCTTCAAAAAAGAATGACTGAATGCCTGAGGCATAGTTGTTACCAGGGGAGATCAGTGTCTGGGCAATACTCCTTATTTGAAACAGAGTTTTTTATTGACAGAATCTGATGCTTCTCAGCAAGCTGGTTAAAGGCTAATTTATCTGCTGCAGAAAATACAATTATATTATTTGATCCAGGCAGGTTAATTTGTAATTGGTTAAAGAATGTAACATTGACTGTTCCTGAGTGACCAGGGGGTTCTCATGCCCTCCTACCAGGCAGTCATCAGTAACTGTTGACATTTGGAAGAACAAATCCAACAAATCCACTTAAAGCAGTAGAGACTTGTTCCATTCTCTGGGGTGGTTGTATAAAAGCAGCCTATCCACATCATATTGTAATACAAAATGTGTAATTGATTTTTTATCTTGGTTTTAATCACTATTAAGGTAATTCTGTTGTTTTCATTCATAGAGACAGGTTTACCAGCAAACAGTCAGCTGACTTCCACTAATCTCTCCTGTAATCATAATATTTTAGCTTTCATGAGCTAAATGATGATGTTCCTGGTCAGGAAATGACAGAATTATGATGGCATTTGAGCTtgcaaaatgctgcttttacaCCTTTTCATGGGAAAGGTGAATATTATCATAGGTTAGACATGAAGAGATAGAAATCCAAATGTGAGTAAATGGTGAGTGTTCAAAAAGACATGTTAAATATGGCTCATTAGAGCAGGGAGACAATGTAGTTTAAAACAGTAATGTGGAAAATGGTCAAAACAAGGAGGTGCTAAGTTTATTTAGGACAGCTACAGCCAGAAGAGATTTGAGGAATTTCAGAGGgtagcacagcagcagaaggatTAGGAATAAAACAAGAAGAGTGCAAAGCAATACAGACAGCACGTCACTACGTAAATGATTATGATTTTATCTGGAACTGTATTTTTCATGCTAGGTCAGGACTTACATGAAAGTAAAGAATTTGTTAAATTCATAATCAAATAACTGTCTGGTGGGGTTTGGAAGAATCTTTTCAGAAGGATATTTGTTCATGTTCCCTGAACTTTCCTTTTTGGAATTTTGATGTTAGTGACTTTTGGCTGATTCAGAAATAATATCTTGAGAAAAGCATGGCAAAATCCATATTTAAAATACGCCCATTCTGTTAAAAATTTATTCTACAGCATAAataaacataattcaaccagAATACCAGCATAATCTTACATAACTCAGTAAAACTAGgtgaaataatttgttttaaggTCCGTACCATCTCGTGGATGTTCGCTGGACAATGAAGATTTTCCAGGAGGTAGTGGAAGGCGTTTGCTATATCCACAGCATGGGAGTGATGCATCGAGACATTAAAGTAAGTTCATCAGATTATTACTTGAggttgaagaaaacaaagacaatTTACATTATGGGAGCATGAAAGCAGCTTCATAGTTGCATTAGACATGACCTGGGCTCTTAAGGATTTAGTTATTACATATGAGAAAATACCTTATCTCCTCTATAGCAGTGCCATGCTTTCTTTACTATCAAGCATAGTACTGTTACACTGACAAGTGGATTTTAGACTCTGGAGGTGTTTTCTCCTTTGAAGCCATTTTCCTGTCAGAAACAGGCATGGTCagattgcttttcttttgtctttctttctttaactAGAGTAGGAACTTaattacctaaaaaaaaaattattttaggtaaTTACAAAAATTAACAAAGCCCCTTGACTACACTTCAGTTTGCTAACTGCATACAGTTAGCCTTTGAAAATTTGTTCTAGTTGCTTGCTTACTAATAGACCTGAATAGCAAGGAAGTGAATGTGTGTTTTCCTACTTTGCTTCTACTCAGGTTTTCTGCATCTGATACAGCAGCTGTATGAAGAAATCATGATTATTAAAACTTCACATGTGTAAGCTTGGAACTACTTGAAATCACTCAGTCTTCACTCTggattaattttcatttttctgccaACTGTTCCAGGGTGAACAGGTTTTCATTTTGCCTCCCCATTTAGCACCATCATGGCCTTATTGTCCAAAGTCTGGTAGTTATATaaagaattccagaattccataCACTTACTGCAGACCTGGTTTTGAGCCAGTTCTCATGGGTTTCGCCCTATATTCTTCTAGTGGTGATTTTGCAGATACCTAGCAGAGACTGTAATTTCTGGGATAATATTCTAAGAAAGTCTTTCAGTGTGTGAATTTCTGAGAACAGAAGTCCAGTGGGTGGGTGTCCTGGATATGTTTTTACTTCAGTGGATATGAGAAGCCTAGCAACTTGTTTAACAGTGCTGCATCTTTTAAGTTTGATCTGTACTGAGTAAAGGAAAAGAATGGAGATTGCCCATCTCTTGTTAAACTATTCACATCTCCTTTATACACTCATAAAAGACCAACTATTTCCTTTGTGCCACCTCAGCAAGTTGGGGAATTTTTCTAGATATACATAATGCTTGCATTTCTCCTCCTTAGTGGTCCTAAAACCAAAATATATGGATAAAAACTGTTTCAGTTTTCTGAGTCGGAGCTCTCAAGTCTGTCataatttggctttttttttcatagcagCTTCCCAGAACCAAGTGGCATATTGCAGCTGCTTATCATACAGAAAAGTGTATTTTGGTTTGTATTATGTCTAGCCCAATGATATTTAGTCATCCTTCCTGCTACATCAGTTGGTCAAATTTACTGTCCACTCTTGCCTGTTCCTGTTTACTGTTCTACAATTTCCCAGTTtctgttgggggaaaaaaaaacttaatatttttactaaatctttttttcttttttgctttttttcctttttttttttttacatccttGTTCTAGGTATGTGGTCTTTTGGCCCAAATGGTGTTGCTAACACATAATTTGGTATCAGCAATGACtattttttctctcccactACTAAAAAATGTCGAATAATCATCTTATACCTGTGAATCACTGGATTTTCTAGACTTTGAAACAGCTGAAATTCTGTAATTCTTTATATAGGCATATTTCTAAATTGTATTCTGTCTTCATTTGCAGCCTAGAAATATCTTTCTACATGGACCAGATCATCAGGTAAAAATAGGTGACTTTGGATTAGCCTGCAAAGACCTTCTTTGGGATGATACAGACCAGGGGTTTCAGACAGAACGGATAAATGGTAAGAGAAGAAAGTGTCATGGCTTTCAGTGTTTAACTTTCTGTGGTATTAAAATCATTAAACTCTTACTTGCAAGGATAACAACACTTGCTAAGTCTCAGTTGCCTTTCAAAGGACTGACACATACTTCAGGAGTGGGGACCTGCCTCTATGCCTCACCAGAACAACTGCAGGGATCTCACTATGATTTCAAGGTAGagaactttgttttgtttcttcttttctctattAACACAACagataataaatcaagcctttcAATaggaaaatacataaatattccTCCTACTGTCACTCTGTGTTCTTGTTGAAACATGAATTTCAACTTTGCCTTCTCGTTTGCtgttaaaacttttttttactaTGTTGAGAACATATAAGATTTGAATTTGTGTTTAGAAGTGTCATGATACTCTTCACATAATCATGAAACTTCACTGTTGTGAAATTTTCTCATATAATGATTTTATAAGAAAAAGAAGCCTGCCAAGTTAAAACAGCAGTTATCCCAGAACTTTCTCTTCACCTCATTAACAGTCAGACATGTACAGCATGGGTATTGTCCTGCTAGAACTCTTCCAACCATTTGgaacagaaatggaaagaacAGAAGTCCTTACACATTTAAGGACTGGCCAAATTCCTCACACTTTCTCCAAGAAATGGCCTACTCAGGCCAAGTACGTGAAACTCCTCACCAGCCCAAGAGCTACGGAGCGCCCGACAGCGGCTCAGCTTCGGGACAGTGAGCTCTTCCACACCACAGACCAGGTAACTTGTGCCAGTAACCCCAACCTTTCCAGCCTAAAggaacataaaaagaaaatgtcctTTGTTTCCCTGCCTGCATTACATGTGTTTGGCTTTGAACTTAATCACATGTTCCTCTTAAGACTCTTTTTCTGATTACAGTATTTAGGCCACTGTATTATTTCTGGTGTCTTTGCAATGAGATAGCTGGTCATTAACTTTAGGCAACTTTCTGAAGACTGTACAGTTGAGAGGCATTTTTTATAGGTCAGAAAAGCTTTCAAAGCTTTTCATCACAGCTGCAGATTCTTCTaatcatttttcctttccatgccCCACTGCTTTGTGGATTTAACTTATAGTCACTTGAATGTAGAATAGTAGAGTGCTGCTGCACTGTGTCTGTAGTGGATTGCAAACACAATTCAAGTAGGTCAATAATTGGCTTTATATCCTTGTTTAGCTATAAATGAAGTAAACTGACTCTCATTTTCAGGTTATTTCTAACCTCCAACAGAAGGTGAGACAGCAAGAAGAAGAAATAGAGAAGCTGAGGGAGACAATAAGACAGCTTTCTGAAGAGCAAGACGAACAAACAAGACAAGGCTCTCCTGTTTAAGTAGAGGAAGAACTATCCTTGATCATGTGTTAAGTTatataaaatgtttctttttttacataaaatacttcaatgcattttaatttgGCTGTCTGTTCTTAAAAGGTATTTATCCTTTTGCCTTGACCAAAGGCTCCTGAGAAAAGAATCATGTTGCAGTGGAAAAAACTAAGAGCACAGCCACTGAACAAATGTGTTACACAAGAGTTACAAAAAAGGAAGGTCACACCCAAAAGGCAGCTGTaatgcttttattattttaggaTTCTGTCCAACTGTAATACCTAAAATACATCTCAGAAAGGACTCAAAAACATTACAGCAGACATGAGGTGGAATGAGATTAAAACAACATCACTGTGAAGGGTAGGGGCTCACTTGAGTAGCTTCATCACAGAGCTGAAAGGTGCCAGATTCTCACAGGACTTCATCCACTTCTGCACGTTGGCCGGGGCACTGTTGGCAGCGCCCGTCTGCTGCAGCGCGCTCCACGCCACCACATCGGCCAGCGTCAGTTCATTGCCCACCAGCCACGAGCTCTTGCCCAGGGCAGCGTTCATGGAGCGCAGCactgctcctctctccttgctgctgccttCTTTCAGCTGGAAGATGGCTGTGTCCACCCAGCTGTCGATCAGAGTTGAGGTAACTGCATTGTACTTCTGCCCaaacagggaaaagagaaatcGAGCGATGTTCCCCTCTCCTTCTATGGGGCACATGGTTTGAATGCTAAACTTCATCTGGGGTTTGGGAACTGAAattaacagaaggaaaaaaaaaagtgaatccAACATAGGAAGGAAATTAACTAGAATGCTAATTCCATTATGATCATTTGTGATGCAGCACCACTGTTAATATCATTAGTCTGATGAACAGTTTTCAGTCTTGTGGGATAAAGAGATCACTTTGTGAAAAATTCAGCCAAATCTCCTCCATAATTTCTCTTCCAGTTACCTTATTtgtaaaaactaaaaaacattaaaaaaacctcccaaaacctGAGGGTACAAACAACCCTGATAATGccacatgtattttaaaagcagtaaCTATGAACAAGAATCTTCTTCTGGCCCAGCATGGTTCACAgctatgaaaagaaaacaaaaatgtttcctGCTTCTTCATATCCACCATatgccagcacagggacaatGAGGCATCTCTGTGCAAGGGTTTTTAGCACAAGTTTAATTTTCTCATCTATTGTAAAATATTGATCAACAAATTTCCTTCTTACCATCTTTCCAAATCAGAGTAAAGCCCAACTGATACTCATGACGTGGCTGCTTCTTAGTCTGCTCTCCAAAGCATTTCAAGAGGTTTTCTGGCACACTTTTCACTGATGAATGTGTGTGAACAGCTGATAATATTTTGTAGCGCTCACAAAGCAGACTGTGTATCACTAACAGTGACAGCGGAGGTAGAGAAGGATTTGCATTGATGACAACATCTTTCAGGGCACCATAATCCTGAATGGAAGGTAAAACATTCAGCAGATAAGACACATTCCAGATCATACTCATCACTATTGCTTTCATTTGACACCAAAATATACATTGTCATGCATGTGTGTATCTGAAATTCTAATGATAGTCAAGTAAATGCACATTTAAAACTTGTGTAAACCTTTAAACATCTTCCTTCCTTGACATGTAATTAAATGGTAATTGTAGGTTGTGTATTGAGTTCTGAGTGTCCCAGGTTTTAATGCCTCCTTCCAGCCCTAAAATTGAATGTTGAGAAAGTACCTACCAATGTAGCTGCTCAACTAAACTCACCTTTCCAAGCATCAGATCTAAATCTGCTCCATTTCTTGTCAAAGGAGAAAATTCGTCAGTTTGAATGATATTTGTTACATCAAAGTCAGCATCCGGGGTTTGTATCATCTTGGAGAGTCCATCCACAGCACTCTTCAGTTCATACAAGCGCTTCAGAATCTCCTCCTGGCGGGATTCAAGTGCTTGAAGTGATGGGTCAACCTCTtcctgcaggagaggaaaaaacaaggCCATGTAAACATTCACTCAGCTCAGTGTCAAAATAGTCCACAACTCACTTAAGGTTAAGTTTTAAAAGATTAAACACCTTCAAATATCTAGACCATTGTGAATATCATGGGCTTACGTCTATCAGTAGTCTCTTGCCTGTATGAGTGTGATGAAATGGCATATTTAATAAATTCCTGAAATCTTCCTGCTTAATAGATTCTTCTAAACTATTAGTTACAGCAAACTCTGTAACACAGTCAAACTCAAAGACTTGGCAGTAAAGTGCTGAATGATGactgaaaaatcaaagacgGCTTGTCAGGTTCCTTTCAGCCCAGAAAACCAAAGTTGGTAAGTCTGTGGTACAGCGGCCAAACACAGAAACTTTTTGACAAATCAGGTAGTTAATAAAAGTAAAAAGCTCTGCAAGTTTAGATGGATGGTATATTGTGTGGATTCAGTCTTTGTTTCAGAGAATATAAattacagtggaaaaaaaaaaaagaccatgGGCTTTATTACATGTACCAATGCAGCTTTTTATCTTTATTACTTCACAAGCAACTCATCTTACAATCTCTTttaaaagaagatgaaaaatatattcctgGCAGGTTTTAAGTCTACAAGCTTAAAATAATGTCATCCTGAGTAACGATTAAACAAACCCAAACTATCATGGATGAAGAGATAAACAAGGTTTCCAAGTAAAATCTTTATATCCACTTAATATCCTCAAAGACAAGACCAGGGAAGACCTCTTAAATGGCCATTATTTAGTTGTACACAATACCATACTTTGCAATGGGAAGGTATTTCATTAGCATTCCTGTAAAGTTCTGCCCCAAAGTCACTCCTCAGTGTCTCCACCATCAACCTGGGTAAGGGCACAGCAAATCCAGGACGGCATCAAGCTAAAATTGGCCACAAGCGGCCTGTGAGAATGCCATGCACTCCTGGCACTGGAGAGAGGCTGCTCAACTAGACCTACGTAACACAGTATTTGGCATTTTTGTCTTATTTAAGGCAAAAGAAACTGAAACTAGAAATAGAGGGCGTGTAGCTGGCTGAAACCCgagctgagccagcagagcGATGATGCAGCAGGACGGAGCGAGGCCTGCTGGGCACTCtcccggggctggcagggaggtcAGCACGGCCATTCAAACCGCGACAGGGACACACGCGAGAGCCCTGAAAAGCCAAAATGAGAACTACGGAAGGCTTTAAAAACATTACAGTGAAATTCCTGACAATGTTGACTTTATTTAGCCCTCGGACGCGCCGCTTACGGCGAGGTGGAGGCAGGCCCCCTCCTGCGGGCTGAGGCGGTGGGACTCAGCCCTGTGAGCTCTCCGGCAACggagcctcctcctgctccctaaCCGGAGCTGGAGCTCTCACCGGAGGGAATGCCGTTCCAGCGGCCACATGCCCGACCTCACCAGGGCGAGCACCGCGGGCCGCAGCCCAAGCAGGTCCTTCCGCCCACCCCTCGCTCCTACCTGCGGCGGCGCGGCGGTGCCGGGGGCGCGGTGCAGGTTGGGCAGGGGGTACATGCAGCTGGGCAGGTGCTCTGCCAGCACCCCCGAGCTGTGCAGCGGCCGCACCTTGTACATCGCGGGCATGGCGACTCCCGGCCCGCCGCGcgcccgctccgccgccgccggcccgcCTGTCCCCGCGCCCATTGGCGGAGCGGCGCGTGACTGACACGCGTGGCACCCAATGGACTACGGGATCGCCCGCCCGCCCTCCTGCCATTGGCCGGCATTGAGTCGCGGAGCGCGTCCCCACAGGGCGGCGGGCGGGGTTGTGCCGCCGGGCCGGGGAGCGCCGGCCCTCCCGGCGCTGACCGAGCGGGGCGGGAGCCTGAGGAGAGCGCGGCCCGTCCCGCCCCGATGGAGGCGGCTGCGCCCTGGTGAGTGCGTGCACCGACCCAGCACCGTCCCTGGTTCCCGCCTTCCCACACCCTCTCCAGGCCGCTTTGCTCCCCTCACGGGAGCCGCGCTCCTCGCACGGGCCGTACCTCGGCTGCCGGCGCCCTTCCGGCTTCCCCTGGTTCCTGCCTCCTCTCCCGGCTCGCTTGAGTGGGGTTTGCTGCCCTCTCTCACGGCCTTGGTTTGCTGTCCCTCTCTCCCCAGCCCGCAGCCCGCCGGGGCCATCCGGCCCATCGACCGCGGGTCTGTCCATCGCATCTGCTCGGGGCAGGTCGTGCTGAACCTCGGCACTGCCGTGAAAGAGCTGGTGGAGAACAGCCTGGATGCCGGAGCTACCAACATCGGTAACTCTTCCTCGAATTTAATAACTTTTCATAGGCTTCTAAAGCGCGTCTTTTTCCTCAAAACCAAGTGCATGTTAACAAATCTGGACAAATACTTTCCGTTTGGGCCAAGCGTCTTTGTAGTGATTTTACACCTCAGGTTAATAAAACATTCTGATTCCCAGACTCCAGCTGCATTCCTAGCAGCATGTGAGATTGTGTTATTTAATTTCTAGTGGCCACTAAAAAAGTGTGTGGTCTGTGCAGCAGTGGTgatcaggctgtgccagccggtGGCCTTGGGCTAGCACAGG from Haemorhous mexicanus isolate bHaeMex1 chromosome 17, bHaeMex1.pri, whole genome shotgun sequence encodes the following:
- the EIF2AK1 gene encoding LOW QUALITY PROTEIN: eukaryotic translation initiation factor 2-alpha kinase 1 (The sequence of the model RefSeq protein was modified relative to this genomic sequence to represent the inferred CDS: inserted 2 bases in 2 codons); the protein is MTSLRRPLASGARRRPGRXGGGRRGGGGGGGGSSERLRVTRGPAPPLCRGREPLEGARRPPVRARGSRGLRAVTVPVQSGGDSPLPAADLRYELLPARPRLLGRRFPSRVYPSSSCFISPRSKSGHKRWPGPRSRPRRAGRAPPAAADGIPVPGMXRGGRAAAMRAPVPAIEFPEESPEPHFDDSDVPAELRVANGSQKFVKFTSTIQNQLLLVSLLEHLCHMYTHNPVHSRGLFRILRQTFTRTGLLSPFVFCDEFSTIRLQHNRAITELMKAANQQVLKGELDNGESLAIGEKEVLFEAQTSRYLNEFEEVARLGSGGYGKVYKVRNKLDGQFYAIKKIKIKKATRRDCMKVLREVKVLAGLQHPNIVGYHTAWMEQVQTVHPKGKTIMELQPLVLEQKNSNDQCHIQSVESGSSIIFADLTSQEKKSCDSTSLKNVHRESVQNMDVRNDFTNSNSKDRVKPNKGELSIELQGGFVNNDNSLSTDVDNHSTRGPHSSLDQGASTDSESCSDSKSCSDSKSCFEGCSKNEVALCGEFEMEYHLMLHIQMQLCEISLWDWIADRNKRCHRRSEDASSPYHLVDVRWTMKIFQEVVEGVCYIHSMGVMHRDIKPRNIFLHGPDHQVKIGDFGLACKDLLWDDTDQGFQTERINGLTHTSGVGTCLYASPEQLQGSHYDFKSDMYSMGIVLLELFQPFGTEMERTEVLTHLRTGQIPHTFSKKWPTQAKYVKLLTSPRATERPTAAQLRDSELFHTTDQVISNLQQKVRQQEEEIEKLRETIRQLSEEQDEQTRQGSPV
- the AIMP2 gene encoding aminoacyl tRNA synthase complex-interacting multifunctional protein 2, yielding MPAMYKVRPLHSSGVLAEHLPSCMYPLPNLHRAPGTAAPPQEEVDPSLQALESRQEEILKRLYELKSAVDGLSKMIQTPDADFDVTNIIQTDEFSPLTRNGADLDLMLGKDYGALKDVVINANPSLPPLSLLVIHSLLCERYKILSAVHTHSSVKSVPENLLKCFGEQTKKQPRHEYQLGFTLIWKDVPKPQMKFSIQTMCPIEGEGNIARFLFSLFGQKYNAVTSTLIDSWVDTAIFQLKEGSSKERGAVLRSMNAALGKSSWLVGNELTLADVVAWSALQQTGAANSAPANVQKWMKSCENLAPFSSVMKLLK